A stretch of Corallococcus macrosporus DNA encodes these proteins:
- a CDS encoding radical SAM protein — MRYELHDSRVLTWSLETHVTTHCNLRCAQCCPLSPHLPAWAVSPQALAEDLRRLSRVLKPNVFKLTGGEPFLHPDLPAVLDVVRASGITEQVSVTTNGFLAQSAPDAVYERLDRMTLSFYASAPLPERSIARITERCDQHGVHLTVKAIDRFQRITPDAPLESDAQVRDVFARCWLKQRCHLVHRGRFYTCTRPPHVATVLAAEHPHLPALAEEDGVPLDDPDLLTRLLGYLERDTPLATCRHCLGSSGPWEPHAQLPRARAAS, encoded by the coding sequence GTGCGCTACGAGCTTCACGACAGCCGCGTCCTCACCTGGTCCCTGGAGACGCACGTCACCACGCACTGCAACCTGCGCTGTGCGCAGTGCTGCCCGCTGTCGCCGCACCTGCCCGCGTGGGCCGTGTCTCCCCAGGCATTGGCCGAGGACCTGCGCCGGCTGTCGCGCGTGCTCAAGCCCAACGTCTTCAAGCTCACCGGCGGTGAGCCCTTCCTCCACCCGGACCTGCCCGCCGTGCTGGACGTGGTGCGCGCCTCCGGCATCACCGAGCAGGTCTCCGTCACCACCAACGGCTTCCTCGCCCAGAGCGCTCCCGATGCCGTGTACGAACGGCTCGACCGGATGACGCTGTCGTTCTACGCGTCCGCGCCGCTGCCCGAACGCTCCATCGCTCGCATCACCGAGCGCTGCGACCAGCACGGCGTGCACCTCACGGTGAAGGCCATCGACCGCTTCCAGCGCATCACCCCGGACGCGCCGCTGGAGTCCGACGCGCAGGTGCGGGACGTCTTCGCTCGGTGCTGGCTCAAGCAGCGTTGCCACCTGGTCCACCGGGGCCGCTTCTACACCTGCACCCGCCCGCCCCACGTCGCCACCGTCCTCGCCGCCGAGCACCCGCACCTGCCCGCGCTCGCGGAAGAAGACGGCGTGCCGCTCGATGACCCGGACCTGCTCACGCGCCTCCTGGGCTACCTGGAGCGCGATACGCCCCTGGCCACCTGCCGCCACTGCCTGGGCTCCAGCGGTCCCTGGGAGCCCCACGCGCAGCTGCCCCGGGCTCGCGCCGCTTCCTGA
- a CDS encoding MoxR family ATPase, whose amino-acid sequence MANQDWVSRLLTGRASADKGLSVHLSERDGGSLHDKMRQAYWWITNNAVICPYYDIEFGGTAALKNTAGDEVHLPEDMSYSSFVLIPLLTLFTCRRALLVGGPGRGKTTSAILMALLSGMGREDVHRGIQRGHPQLSIADLLGAPLPSDMLKAEDLSAVKVSWRKWIGQRVKIIDEYNRIPTKTQSALLSLLGEGYAEMMDQYVYTGRSSWFLTANDDQGGGTFQVIEALKDRLDVVVRAVPFNSGFVDTLLQRIESDKSPEELLPKDIVFTPGELEKAYNAILAVEVPKGVLERVAFFLGQLDFCRMASPRFEFKHKDTLKLAGQTVSAVCNEQCPLDKKVHLCTQTENGTSVRAYQTILHFAKALAFFRGHRVTELEDFRQIIPWVLHEKLTPNARSPFFEAKGNKLLLQDRVAWIRNMFDMAMARYGTHAPVRQKVAALRAELDLGLSGVDLRTTEKRLSAVTVLMNELMTRQELSGPVYEDLIHLKSLYSRYRNYATWLKENPGGQGKQP is encoded by the coding sequence ATGGCCAACCAGGATTGGGTCTCGCGCCTGCTCACCGGGCGTGCGTCGGCGGACAAGGGCCTCAGCGTCCACCTCTCCGAGCGCGACGGCGGCAGCCTCCACGACAAGATGCGGCAGGCGTATTGGTGGATCACCAACAACGCCGTCATCTGCCCCTACTACGACATCGAGTTCGGCGGCACCGCCGCGCTCAAGAACACCGCCGGTGACGAGGTCCACCTCCCGGAGGACATGAGCTACAGCTCCTTCGTCCTCATCCCGCTGCTCACCCTCTTCACCTGCCGCCGCGCCCTGCTCGTGGGCGGCCCGGGCCGGGGCAAGACGACGTCCGCCATCCTCATGGCGCTGCTGTCCGGCATGGGCCGCGAGGACGTGCACCGGGGCATCCAGCGCGGCCACCCGCAGCTGTCCATCGCGGACCTGCTCGGCGCGCCCCTGCCGTCGGACATGCTCAAGGCGGAGGACCTGTCCGCCGTGAAGGTCAGCTGGCGCAAGTGGATTGGCCAGCGCGTGAAAATCATCGACGAGTACAACCGCATCCCCACGAAGACCCAGTCCGCCCTGCTGTCGCTGCTGGGCGAGGGCTACGCGGAGATGATGGACCAGTACGTCTACACCGGCCGCTCGTCCTGGTTCCTCACCGCCAACGACGACCAGGGCGGCGGCACGTTCCAGGTCATCGAGGCGCTCAAGGACCGCCTGGACGTCGTCGTGCGCGCCGTGCCCTTCAACTCCGGCTTCGTGGACACGCTGCTCCAGCGCATCGAGTCCGACAAGTCCCCGGAGGAGCTGCTCCCCAAGGACATCGTCTTCACTCCCGGCGAGCTGGAGAAGGCCTACAACGCCATCCTCGCCGTGGAGGTGCCCAAGGGCGTGCTGGAGCGCGTGGCCTTCTTCCTGGGCCAGCTCGACTTCTGCCGCATGGCGTCCCCGCGCTTCGAGTTCAAGCACAAGGACACGCTCAAGCTCGCCGGACAGACCGTGTCCGCCGTGTGCAACGAGCAGTGCCCGCTGGACAAGAAGGTGCACCTCTGCACGCAGACGGAGAACGGCACCAGCGTTCGCGCGTACCAGACCATCCTGCACTTCGCGAAGGCGCTGGCGTTCTTCCGCGGCCACCGCGTGACGGAGCTGGAGGACTTCCGGCAGATCATCCCCTGGGTGCTGCACGAGAAGCTCACCCCCAACGCGCGCAGCCCCTTCTTCGAGGCCAAGGGCAACAAGCTGCTGCTCCAGGACCGCGTGGCGTGGATCCGCAACATGTTCGACATGGCCATGGCCCGCTACGGCACGCACGCGCCCGTGCGCCAGAAGGTCGCCGCCCTGCGCGCGGAGCTGGACCTGGGCCTGTCCGGCGTGGACCTGCGCACCACGGAGAAGCGCCTGTCCGCCGTCACCGTGCTGATGAATGAACTGATGACCCGCCAGGAGCTGTCCGGTCCGGTGTACGAGGACCTCATCCACTTGAAGTCCCTCTACAGCCGCTACCGCAACTACGCGACGTGGCTCAAGGAGAACCCGGGCGGTCAGGGGAAGCAGCCATGA
- a CDS encoding ATP-binding protein: MGARTDEGSALLRYGLAVAGVVVSFLVQRTLWPFMASSPFLAFFAAVMFASWRGGWGPGLLATGLSLFTVHYFFLKPLADWHLAPTNLVAMGLFLALSLFVTALNVRLRRANAERADLLERERAARAAAEYERARLRELFMLAPAHLAIFRGPQHIFELSNPLNTAMLGNPKRLLGLSAREVGPKEEAERVGQMLDRVYATGEPFVGREVPLQLPQPDGSVRDYVFDVTYTPTRDVRGQVDGVAGFGFDVTDLVRARARAERLARELSHNEEHLRLLAGASSFLATSLDTKATLSNVVRLAVPTLADWCIVDMAMEGGGFQRLEVAHAPGEPEELREALWAPAPYEALTPALGGAMPLLLRGQPFFIEEVTEEGLRQVTSDPGRLEVFRKMHLRSVALVPMVARERPLGILSFGTTWRSGRGYTAADVPYLQELANRAALSMENARLYHEAREAVRLRDEFLSIASHELKTPLTPLNLKLQALRRELDRTPGPVRRELVESYVDVGSRQLKKLAELVNDLLDVSRIAAGRMSLEPTPMDLAELVRDVVAAYEGPAARSGSALQLECADAVAMGVWDRQRLEQVVVNLVDNAIKYGQGRPIHVRLETREGKAVLTVRDQGIGIAEESLPRLFGRFERAVSERHYGGLGLGLYITRTLVEAMGGTVRVESRLGQGSVFTVELPLRAES; encoded by the coding sequence GTGGGAGCCCGGACGGATGAGGGCTCCGCCCTGCTGCGCTACGGGCTGGCGGTGGCGGGCGTCGTGGTGAGCTTCCTCGTCCAGCGGACGCTGTGGCCCTTCATGGCCAGCAGCCCGTTCCTCGCCTTCTTCGCGGCGGTGATGTTCGCCAGCTGGCGCGGAGGCTGGGGACCGGGGCTGCTGGCCACCGGACTGTCGCTCTTCACGGTCCACTATTTCTTCCTGAAGCCGCTCGCGGACTGGCACCTGGCGCCCACCAACCTGGTGGCGATGGGCCTCTTCCTGGCGCTGTCCCTGTTCGTGACGGCCCTCAACGTGCGCCTGCGCCGGGCCAACGCGGAGCGCGCGGACCTGCTGGAGCGCGAGCGCGCGGCCCGCGCCGCCGCCGAGTACGAACGGGCGCGGCTGCGCGAGCTGTTCATGCTCGCGCCCGCGCACCTGGCCATCTTCCGCGGCCCCCAGCACATCTTCGAGCTGTCCAACCCCCTCAACACCGCGATGCTGGGCAACCCGAAGCGGCTGCTCGGCCTGTCCGCACGCGAGGTGGGCCCGAAGGAGGAGGCCGAGCGCGTGGGTCAAATGCTCGACCGCGTCTACGCGACGGGCGAGCCCTTCGTGGGCCGGGAGGTGCCCCTCCAGTTGCCGCAGCCGGACGGCTCCGTGCGCGACTACGTCTTCGACGTCACGTACACGCCCACGCGCGACGTCCGGGGACAGGTGGACGGCGTCGCCGGCTTCGGCTTCGACGTGACGGACCTGGTGCGCGCCCGCGCGCGAGCGGAGCGGCTGGCGCGCGAGCTGTCGCACAACGAGGAGCACCTGCGCCTGCTGGCGGGGGCCAGCTCCTTCCTGGCCACGTCGCTGGACACCAAGGCCACGCTGAGCAACGTGGTGCGTCTGGCGGTGCCCACCCTGGCGGACTGGTGCATCGTCGACATGGCGATGGAGGGCGGCGGCTTCCAGCGGCTGGAGGTCGCGCACGCGCCCGGCGAGCCCGAGGAGCTCCGCGAGGCGCTGTGGGCTCCGGCTCCGTACGAGGCCCTCACCCCGGCGTTGGGCGGCGCCATGCCGCTGCTGCTGCGGGGCCAGCCCTTCTTCATCGAGGAGGTCACCGAGGAGGGGCTGCGGCAGGTGACGAGCGATCCCGGGCGGCTGGAGGTGTTCCGCAAGATGCACCTGCGCTCCGTCGCGCTGGTGCCCATGGTGGCCCGGGAGCGCCCGCTGGGCATCCTCAGCTTCGGCACCACCTGGAGGTCCGGCCGGGGCTACACGGCCGCGGACGTCCCCTACCTCCAGGAGCTGGCCAACCGCGCCGCGCTGTCCATGGAGAACGCGCGGCTGTACCACGAGGCGCGTGAAGCGGTGCGCCTGCGCGACGAGTTCCTGTCCATCGCGAGCCACGAGCTGAAGACGCCGCTCACGCCCCTCAACCTCAAGCTCCAGGCGCTGCGGCGCGAGCTGGACCGCACCCCCGGCCCGGTGCGGCGCGAGCTGGTGGAGAGCTACGTGGACGTGGGCTCGCGGCAGTTGAAGAAGCTGGCGGAGCTGGTGAACGACCTGCTGGACGTGTCGCGCATCGCGGCCGGGCGGATGTCCCTGGAGCCCACGCCCATGGACCTGGCGGAGCTGGTGCGGGACGTGGTGGCCGCCTACGAGGGCCCCGCCGCGCGCTCCGGCTCCGCGCTCCAGCTGGAGTGCGCGGACGCGGTGGCGATGGGCGTGTGGGACCGGCAGCGCCTGGAGCAGGTGGTGGTGAACCTGGTGGACAACGCCATCAAGTACGGCCAGGGAAGGCCCATCCACGTCCGCCTGGAGACGCGCGAGGGCAAGGCGGTGCTGACGGTGCGGGACCAGGGCATCGGCATCGCGGAGGAGTCCCTGCCGCGCCTCTTCGGCCGCTTCGAGCGCGCGGTGAGCGAGCGGCACTACGGCGGCCTGGGGCTGGGCCTCTACATCACCCGCACGCTGGTGGAGGCCATGGGCGGCACGGTGCGGGTGGAGAGCCGCCTGGGCCAGGGCTCCGTCTTCACCGTGGAGCTGCCGCTGCGCGCGGAGTCCTGA
- a CDS encoding coenzyme synthetase: MTLGVAPKARIRRDSHTQRPHLPWALDVAAGLARHAALGDEAAARVELEARLPALRDALLGSPHYVRVLRESGLHPGDLRRLTDLRHFPALDRATLARHWEDVPTLPAASDECVVVKSSGTTGDPVNVLRDRRDCLLMWAVLRFFTERTGTVPPPRPRVVLLDALPGGLEYSVRLPLFHDGALHRVSVLRDDAVARLARVKASVVFSDPEGLRWLLAHPEVPSPGLVLTSAQHLPHALRDAWAHERGVPVINYYAATETGPLAWECLEAANRGRFHVLTPDVWLEPDGDAVVVTRLRPSVLPLLRYRPGDTGTVRRDACACGFQGWTLTGFGGRGACAFHTPDGRAVDAWSLAWVFKHHPLRAFRLTQVTRERFTLELSDAPPDSVTPLRERLQGALRNLGWAAPVLEVRGAEGLPTVAKPLPFRCELAPSG, from the coding sequence GTGACGCTCGGGGTCGCGCCCAAGGCACGCATCCGTCGCGACAGCCACACGCAGCGCCCGCACCTGCCGTGGGCGCTGGACGTGGCGGCGGGCCTGGCGCGGCACGCGGCCCTGGGGGACGAAGCCGCCGCCCGCGTGGAGCTGGAGGCGCGTCTGCCGGCCTTGCGTGACGCGCTGCTCGGCTCGCCCCACTACGTGCGCGTGCTGCGCGAGTCGGGCCTGCACCCGGGCGACCTGCGGCGGCTCACGGACCTGCGGCACTTCCCCGCGCTGGACCGCGCGACGCTCGCGCGCCACTGGGAGGACGTGCCCACGCTGCCCGCCGCGTCCGACGAGTGCGTGGTGGTGAAGAGCTCCGGCACCACCGGCGACCCGGTGAACGTGCTGCGCGACCGGCGCGACTGCCTGCTCATGTGGGCCGTGCTGCGCTTCTTCACCGAGCGCACCGGCACCGTGCCCCCGCCGCGTCCGCGCGTGGTGCTGCTGGACGCGCTGCCGGGCGGCCTGGAGTACTCCGTGCGCCTGCCGCTGTTCCACGACGGCGCCCTGCACCGCGTCTCCGTGCTGCGCGACGACGCGGTGGCGCGCCTTGCGCGGGTGAAGGCCTCCGTCGTCTTCTCCGACCCGGAGGGGCTGCGCTGGCTGCTGGCCCACCCGGAGGTGCCCTCGCCCGGGCTGGTGCTCACCTCCGCGCAGCACCTGCCGCACGCGCTGCGCGACGCGTGGGCGCACGAGCGCGGCGTGCCGGTGATCAACTACTACGCCGCCACGGAGACGGGCCCGCTCGCGTGGGAGTGCCTGGAGGCCGCGAACCGGGGCCGCTTCCACGTGCTCACGCCGGACGTCTGGCTGGAGCCGGACGGGGACGCGGTGGTGGTGACGCGGCTGCGCCCCAGCGTGCTGCCGCTGTTGCGCTACCGGCCCGGGGACACCGGCACCGTGCGGCGCGACGCGTGCGCCTGCGGCTTCCAGGGCTGGACGCTGACGGGCTTCGGAGGCCGCGGGGCCTGCGCGTTCCACACGCCCGACGGCCGCGCGGTGGACGCGTGGTCCCTGGCGTGGGTGTTCAAGCACCACCCGCTGCGCGCGTTCCGGCTCACCCAGGTGACGCGCGAGCGCTTCACGCTGGAGCTTTCGGACGCGCCCCCGGACAGCGTGACCCCGCTGCGCGAGCGGCTCCAGGGGGCGCTGCGCAACCTGGGCTGGGCGGCTCCGGTGCTGGAAGTGCGCGGCGCGGAGGGCCTGCCGACGGTCGCCAAGCCGCTCCCCTTCCGTTGCGAGCTGGCGCCTTCTGGGTGA
- a CDS encoding DEAD/DEAH box helicase translates to MATLIPSLNQCLVRMQAGEKRFARRLEEKLEDDYLLWYDVPIGGTGHHPDFIILHPRRGLLVLEVKDWKRDTLQNIDKSRVVLMTQTGLKEVVNPFEQSRVYAHEIATLLQRDPMLVTPDGPYRGRLVLPWSHGVVLSNITRRQFDEGELGKVLPPHRVICRDEMGEDVDPEKFQKRLWDMFPWSPSQPISLPQLDRIRWHVFPELRIGSGPLARSAPVQTELELSVPDLIRIMDLQQEQLARSLGEGHRVIHGVAGSGKTMILGYRCLQLARTLHRPILVLCYGKPLYGWLEQMLRAQGLSAQVVIQTFHAWCHAQLRHFHAGFPPEGLPPGEFYEQLVQRVIAAVDRGLIPRAQYGAVLIDEGHDFQPEWFKLISQMVDPGTNSLLLLYDDAQSIYPHKRFSFRSVGIQAQGRTTILRLNYRNTADILQFAADFAREVLTPNDADEDGVPLVQPQSAGRRGPVPKVVELPSLHEELRYIAGRFQQLHAEGHAWNEMALLYRSMDIGQRAVQHLRQKGIPLQWVGKGHGQSAFKSSEASVKVLTFHSSKGLEFPVVAIPRLKRPAPERPDAKEEARLLYVAMTRAMDQLVLTAS, encoded by the coding sequence ATGGCGACATTGATTCCCTCCCTGAACCAGTGCCTTGTCCGGATGCAGGCCGGGGAGAAGCGGTTCGCTCGCCGGTTGGAGGAGAAGCTCGAGGACGACTACCTGCTCTGGTACGACGTCCCCATCGGGGGCACGGGGCACCATCCGGACTTCATCATCCTGCATCCTCGGCGGGGACTGCTCGTCCTTGAGGTGAAGGACTGGAAGCGCGACACCCTCCAGAACATCGACAAGTCGCGCGTCGTCCTGATGACACAGACGGGCCTCAAGGAGGTGGTGAACCCCTTCGAGCAGTCCCGTGTCTACGCCCATGAAATCGCGACGCTGCTCCAACGCGACCCGATGCTCGTGACTCCTGACGGTCCATATCGGGGCCGACTGGTCCTGCCCTGGAGCCATGGGGTCGTGCTCTCGAACATCACCCGGAGGCAGTTCGACGAGGGCGAACTGGGGAAGGTGTTGCCACCGCATCGAGTCATCTGCCGGGATGAGATGGGGGAAGACGTCGACCCCGAGAAGTTCCAGAAGCGGCTCTGGGACATGTTCCCGTGGTCTCCCTCACAGCCCATCTCACTGCCTCAGTTGGACCGGATCCGCTGGCATGTCTTCCCGGAGCTGCGGATTGGCAGCGGCCCGCTTGCCCGTTCCGCACCGGTCCAGACGGAGCTGGAGCTTTCGGTTCCGGACCTCATCCGCATCATGGACCTTCAGCAGGAGCAGTTGGCTCGCAGCCTGGGAGAGGGCCATCGCGTCATCCATGGGGTCGCGGGCTCCGGCAAGACGATGATCCTGGGGTATCGCTGCCTGCAGCTGGCCAGGACGCTCCATCGCCCCATCCTTGTCCTCTGCTACGGGAAGCCTCTCTATGGCTGGCTGGAGCAGATGCTGAGAGCCCAGGGGCTTTCAGCGCAGGTGGTCATCCAGACCTTTCATGCCTGGTGCCACGCCCAGCTCCGCCACTTCCATGCGGGATTTCCACCCGAGGGGCTGCCACCCGGTGAGTTCTACGAGCAACTCGTTCAGCGGGTCATCGCCGCCGTGGACCGCGGGCTCATTCCCCGGGCCCAGTATGGGGCGGTGCTCATCGATGAAGGGCACGACTTCCAACCCGAGTGGTTCAAGCTCATCTCGCAGATGGTGGATCCGGGGACGAACTCGCTCCTGCTGCTCTATGACGACGCCCAGTCCATCTACCCGCACAAGCGCTTCAGCTTCAGGAGCGTGGGCATCCAGGCCCAGGGCCGTACCACCATCCTGCGATTGAACTACCGCAACACCGCCGACATCCTCCAATTCGCCGCCGACTTCGCGCGAGAAGTGCTGACGCCCAACGACGCGGACGAAGATGGCGTTCCGCTCGTTCAACCCCAATCCGCGGGGCGCCGTGGGCCCGTGCCGAAAGTCGTCGAGCTGCCCAGCCTGCATGAAGAGCTGCGCTACATCGCGGGCCGCTTCCAGCAACTCCATGCGGAAGGCCATGCGTGGAATGAGATGGCCCTGCTCTACCGCAGTATGGACATCGGTCAGCGTGCGGTTCAGCACCTGCGCCAGAAGGGCATTCCCCTGCAATGGGTGGGCAAGGGTCATGGCCAGTCCGCCTTCAAGTCCTCCGAAGCCAGCGTGAAGGTCCTGACGTTCCATTCCAGCAAAGGACTGGAGTTCCCCGTCGTCGCCATCCCTCGGCTCAAGCGCCCAGCTCCCGAAAGGCCTGATGCCAAGGAGGAAGCCCGCTTGCTCTACGTGGCCATGACGCGTGCCATGGATCAGCTCGTCCTCACGGCGAGCTGA
- a CDS encoding M48 family metalloprotease yields the protein MSAGAAFTPEEVERCWRDALALWDVHVHLSPPEPHQSFEQRGESMVDEPLAYIDLARRQVFVHFELLTRMGARGSLTAVLAHEIGHHVRFPHTLGWAAELRVLEQRLIPGLGQSLTNLFFDLQVNEFVGRTQADALCAVYQGFLRTPEGRKHKPPKKQDASTGGPSPLFCFYLAIYEELWRKEPGHLVPRDMLTRLEEAYPGFRAQARMFVQTFYTLADGRLQFLYFCASFIRFIDLPSEVRFFIPLGGDIDIPDEGDLDAAVQSGGRWEDALKEARANGWLDDSHDTKESEPLDTIRRATAHLPGNDGGRLRRALVGRYYRRLVDPYILKLPASPSKPEPYLRTIPEAWEYGDDPSTIDWTLTVIAQGHLAAVNPLRRELEADLPPPSDLGVPALEIYLDTSGSMPDPQQDLNAMTLAAQVLSASALRKGATVRGIIYSADNPVVSPWMYDEETARDFFLHYIGGGTWFPVEVMEALSQERPDALRVVISDSDFLHNMRQEDALPRFVRGMNRSRRVVAFLALPDDAPARQVLAPVLGSPRFRLATVQWMSDFGRAAAALADALLEK from the coding sequence ATGAGCGCGGGCGCGGCCTTCACCCCGGAGGAGGTGGAGCGGTGCTGGCGCGACGCGCTGGCGCTGTGGGACGTGCACGTGCACCTGAGCCCGCCCGAACCACACCAGTCCTTCGAGCAGCGCGGCGAGTCCATGGTGGACGAACCGCTCGCGTACATCGACCTGGCGCGCCGGCAGGTGTTCGTCCACTTCGAGCTGCTGACCCGCATGGGCGCGCGCGGAAGCCTCACCGCCGTGCTGGCCCATGAGATTGGCCACCACGTGCGCTTCCCGCACACGCTGGGCTGGGCCGCGGAATTGCGCGTGCTGGAGCAGCGGCTCATCCCCGGCCTGGGCCAGTCCCTCACCAACCTGTTCTTCGACCTGCAGGTGAACGAGTTCGTGGGGCGCACCCAGGCGGATGCGCTGTGCGCGGTGTACCAGGGCTTCCTGCGCACGCCCGAGGGACGCAAGCACAAGCCCCCGAAGAAGCAGGACGCGAGCACGGGCGGACCGTCCCCGCTGTTCTGCTTCTACCTGGCCATCTACGAGGAGCTGTGGCGCAAGGAGCCCGGACACCTGGTGCCCCGGGACATGCTGACGCGGCTGGAGGAGGCCTACCCGGGCTTCCGCGCGCAGGCGCGCATGTTCGTGCAGACGTTCTACACGCTGGCCGACGGGCGGCTGCAATTCCTCTACTTCTGCGCCAGCTTCATCCGCTTCATCGACCTGCCCTCGGAGGTCCGCTTCTTCATCCCCCTGGGCGGCGACATCGACATCCCGGACGAAGGCGACCTGGACGCGGCGGTGCAGTCCGGCGGCCGGTGGGAGGACGCGCTGAAGGAGGCCCGCGCCAACGGCTGGCTGGACGACTCGCACGACACGAAGGAGTCGGAGCCGCTGGACACCATCCGCCGCGCGACGGCGCACCTGCCCGGCAACGACGGCGGCAGGCTGCGGCGCGCGCTGGTGGGGCGGTACTACCGGCGGCTCGTGGACCCGTACATCCTCAAGCTGCCCGCGTCCCCGTCGAAGCCGGAGCCCTACCTGCGCACGATTCCGGAGGCGTGGGAGTACGGCGACGACCCGTCCACCATCGACTGGACGCTCACGGTGATTGCACAGGGGCACCTGGCCGCGGTGAACCCGCTGCGCCGCGAGCTGGAGGCGGACCTGCCGCCGCCGTCGGACCTGGGCGTGCCCGCGCTGGAGATCTACCTGGACACCAGCGGCTCCATGCCCGACCCGCAGCAGGACCTCAACGCGATGACGCTGGCCGCGCAGGTGCTGTCCGCCTCCGCGCTGCGCAAGGGCGCCACGGTGCGCGGCATCATCTACTCGGCGGACAACCCCGTCGTGTCCCCGTGGATGTACGACGAGGAGACCGCGCGCGACTTCTTCCTGCACTACATCGGCGGGGGGACGTGGTTCCCGGTGGAGGTGATGGAGGCGTTGTCCCAGGAGCGGCCGGACGCGCTGCGCGTCGTCATCTCCGACAGCGACTTCCTCCACAACATGCGGCAGGAGGACGCGCTGCCGCGCTTCGTGCGTGGGATGAACCGGTCGCGCCGGGTGGTGGCCTTCCTCGCGCTGCCGGATGACGCCCCCGCGCGGCAGGTGCTGGCGCCCGTGCTGGGCAGCCCGCGCTTCCGGCTGGCGACCGTGCAATGGATGTCTGACTTTGGCCGTGCCGCCGCGGCACTGGCCGATGCCCTGTTGGAGAAATGA
- a CDS encoding aldo/keto reductase, whose protein sequence is METRKLGRQGLTVSALGLGCMGMSDFYAGRDDAESEATLLHALDQGITFFDTADAYGPGRNEELVGRVLGPHRQRIVLATKFGLVRDPANPQARGVNGRPEYVKQACDASLQRLGMDVIDLYYLHRVDPKTPIEDTVGAMAELVKAGKVRFLGLSEVNSETLRRACAVHPITALQSEYSLWSRDPEDGVLQTCRELGVGFVPYSPLGRGFLTGQFKRLEDLPEDDYRRHSPRFQGENFQRNLKLVEHIDRLAKQKGCTPAQLALAWVLSRGQDLVPIPGTKRRKYLDDNLGALAVRLTEKDLADIEAIAPPGVAAGERYPTAMQGFLQSNTPKEAR, encoded by the coding sequence ATGGAGACTCGGAAGCTGGGCAGGCAGGGCCTCACGGTTTCGGCGCTGGGCCTGGGCTGCATGGGCATGTCGGACTTCTACGCGGGCCGTGACGACGCGGAGTCCGAGGCCACGCTGCTCCACGCGCTGGACCAGGGCATCACCTTCTTCGACACGGCGGACGCCTACGGCCCCGGCCGCAACGAGGAACTGGTGGGCCGCGTGCTGGGGCCCCACCGCCAGCGCATCGTCCTGGCCACGAAGTTCGGCCTCGTGCGCGACCCCGCGAATCCCCAGGCCCGTGGCGTCAACGGCCGGCCGGAGTACGTGAAGCAGGCGTGCGACGCGAGCCTCCAGCGCCTGGGCATGGACGTCATCGACCTCTACTACCTGCACCGCGTGGATCCGAAGACGCCCATCGAGGACACCGTGGGCGCGATGGCGGAGCTGGTGAAGGCGGGCAAGGTGCGGTTCCTGGGCCTGTCGGAGGTGAACTCGGAGACGCTGCGCCGCGCGTGCGCCGTGCACCCCATCACCGCGCTCCAGTCGGAGTACTCGCTGTGGAGCCGCGATCCAGAGGACGGCGTCCTCCAGACGTGCCGCGAGCTGGGCGTGGGCTTCGTCCCCTACAGCCCGCTGGGCCGCGGCTTCCTCACCGGCCAGTTCAAGCGCCTGGAGGACCTGCCGGAGGACGACTACCGCCGCCACTCGCCGCGCTTCCAGGGGGAGAACTTCCAGCGCAACCTCAAGCTGGTGGAGCACATCGACCGGCTCGCGAAGCAGAAGGGGTGCACGCCCGCGCAGCTCGCGCTCGCCTGGGTGCTGTCGCGCGGACAGGACCTGGTCCCCATCCCCGGCACCAAGCGCCGCAAGTACCTGGACGACAACCTGGGCGCCCTGGCCGTGAGGCTGACGGAGAAGGACCTGGCGGACATCGAGGCCATCGCTCCGCCGGGCGTGGCGGCTGGCGAGCGCTACCCCACCGCCATGCAGGGCTTCCTCCAGAGCAACACTCCCAAGGAGGCACGCTGA